From the genome of Triticum aestivum cultivar Chinese Spring chromosome 3B, IWGSC CS RefSeq v2.1, whole genome shotgun sequence, one region includes:
- the LOC123065087 gene encoding abscisic acid and environmental stress-inducible protein has translation MGGGHDMHGGHNGGVKGFVNGGKGHGYGSSYGQGHGYGGGHVQGYQQGYGGHGQSYEHGYGGHAQHGHGAYEHGYGGGHAQHGHGHGHGYGGHVQQHGYGGGHAQLGYPPAAGAYPPHGGYQAHGYAPAAYPSHGAHHGHMGSYHTGHGGGHHHGGKYHGGKHGGKYHGGKHGSRW, from the exons ATGGGTGGAGGCCACGACATGCACGGCGGCCACAACGGCGGCGTGAAGGGCTTCGTGAACGGCGGGAAAGGCCACGGCTACGGATCGTCATACGGCCAGGGGCACGGCTACGGCGGTGGCCATGTACAGGGCTACCAGCAGGGCTACGGCGGCCATGGCCAGAGCTACGAGCACGGGTACGGCGGCCATGCTCAGCACGGGCACGGCGCCTACGAGCACGGGTACGGCGGCGGACATGCGCAGCACGGCCATGGCCACGGGCACGGGTACGGCGGACACGTGCAGCAGCACGGATACGGCGGCGGCCACGCGCAGCTCGGGTACCCTCCTGCTGCCGGTGCCTACCCTCCGCACGGCGGATACCAGGCGCACGGCTACGCGCCGGCGGCCTACCCCTCCCACGGGGCGCACCACG GTCACATGGGATCGTACCACACCGGGCATGGCGGCGGGCACCACCACGGCGGCAAGTACCACGGCGGCAAGCACGGCGGCAAGTACCATGGCGGCAAGCACGGCAGTAGGTGGTGA